ATATCAACGGAGCTACGGTGAATAACGTAGTGAAAGACCTTCCGGTTTCGGCTATCTATTCTGGAGAAGTTTCAGGGCCGGGACTTTCCGGAGTGACTGCCAATATTTATAAAAATGGATATGAAGCAGGATCCTTTTATATGCTGAATTATCAGGGAGTGGATGCCAACGGAAAATATATCTATGAAGATGTAAATAATGACGGAAGAATTGATCAGAATGACAGAAAAATCTTTGAAGGAGCTATTCCGAATTTCACTTTCGGGATTAATTCTTATATGAGATACAAGAAGTTTGATTTCTCATTCTCTTTCATTGGACAAACGGGTGGCTACCTTGTGAACAATACAGCATTGGATTTAAATATCAACAACTTAGCTTCAGACAGAAATGTCTTGAAAAACTTCTACGAATCTGGAGCCAACTTCACCAACCAACCTCAGTTGTCTTCCCTTTATCTTGAAAAGTCAGATTTTATCAGATTAAATAACGTGAAATTAGGATACACCTTCGATACCAGCCAGCTGAAGTTTTTGAGAAGTATTAATCTGTATGTAAGTGCACAAAACCTGTTCACCCTTACAAGTTATACTGGTTACGATCCTTTGGTGGATACCAACAAACAGGTGAGTGGAAACCAGTCTCTGGGTATTGATTACACCACGTATCCGTCTGCAAAGACTTTCATTTTGGGAGCTACTGTTAAATTTTAATTGAAAAGAAATCATGAAATCTAAATTTTTAAATATTAATACAATTATTTTATCCTTTGCTGTACTGTCTTTAATGGGATGTACCAATCTGGATGAAAAAGTGATCGATGAGGTTCTGGGTTCTGAAACGGCAGATCCTGAAGCTGCTCTTGCTGCTGCATATGGACAACTGGGAGACGGAACCTTTGTAGATCACGGAAATGTTTTTGCTCTGCAGGAATACTCTACTGATGAAGCTTTATTACCAACAAGGGGAAGTGACTGGGGTGACGGTGGAAAATGGAGAGCAATGCATGAATTCTCATGGGATGCAGGCAGTGACGTGGTAAAAACAACCTGGAATTCCCTGAATTTTGGAATTACAAAGTCTCTGACAGCTATTTCAAGCATTGAAAAGAGCAACAGTACCAACAGAGCTCTGTTTTTAGCAGAAGCAAAAGGTTTACTGGCGTATTATACCTACACAACAATTGATCTTTTCGGACAGGCTCCTTACAGAGATCCCAATAATATTAATGCTCCTATTCAGATCAGAAAAGCGGAAACTACCATTGATGCTCTGATTACGGAAGTAGAAGGGCTTATTCCCAATCTGGCAGATATCAAAACACAGAATACCCACGCCGGAAGATTTACCAAACAGGCAGCCTATGCATTTCTTGCAGATATGTATTTGAACAGGGCTGTTTTGAAAAATAAGACGGCAGGGTCATTCAACTTTCTGGAACAGGCTGTAAATGGTTCTGGAACGGATATGGATAAAGTAATTGAGTATTCTAATTTATTGATCAACAACCCGAATTTCAGTCTGGAATCCAATTATTTCCACAATTTTGATATCAATAATGATACAAGTAAGGAAATGATCTTCTCCATCGTTCAAAAGAAGAATACAGACAAAACTTCAGATAATGTTCTGGCGTATATGTCTATGGAGAGAATTCAGAAACCATCGCCGGACAACAGAGGAACCAATGCTTCATGTATCACCCCGGAATTCTACTATTCATGGAACGGAAATCATGATGATCCGCGTTTTCAGAGATCTTATCAGTACGCAGACGGAACATGGTTCAGAAATGACGGAACAGATGTAAGTGTACCTTCGTCCAGTAAAGTGGAAGGAACCGGAAAGCCATGGTTTCACTTTAACAGAGGTTTGCAGGTAGGGCAGCAATACGGTCCTAAGCTTCTTGCAGACGGAAACTTTGATATGACTGCAGACGGAAGAATTAAGGTCTATAAGTTATTTACTGAAAAAAATACCACGCTTGCCGCAGATTTTACTCCTGAACTGAATTTTGACAACCCTTCAGAATCTGTATTTACACAGGCTCAGATCAACAGAGGAGTAAGAAACTTTAAGTTTGAATTTGATCCTGGATATGGGAATAACGGAACCAGCGGAATGGATGTGCCTTTGTACAGACTGGGAACCATCTATATGATGAGGGCAGAAGCTTATTTAAGAAGCGGAAATATGTCAGGAGCTTTGGCAGATGTAAATAAACTGAGAACAAGCAGAACGAATGATGCTTTAAAGAACAATACGCCGGGCGTTGCCATTGCTTCTTTGGATGAGAATACTTTGTTTAAAGAATCAGGATATGAATTGTATTGGGAAATGTACAGAAGAAAGGCGATGATCAGATTCAAGAAGTTTGATTTACCGGGGACAGCGAAACCTGCTTCTCAGCCTTACAGAAGAATTTTCCCTATTCCTCAGGCAACTATTGATGCTTCAAAAGATTTTACCCAAACCCCCGGATATTAGTTTTTTTCATATAACAATTATTTTTTGCGTCAAACAAGAAGCGAAGAGATTTCCTCTTCGCTTCTGTTATTTTTATATGGGTTTGTAAATATTCTGCTAAACATTAATAGGAACTGGCAATTATCCTGAGCGTAGTCGAAGGGAGCCCGTTTAACTGAATATCTATCATCAATCCGGCTTTAGCCGAAACCTAAAATTCACAAAATTTTACTCTACGTTCAGCAATCCCTGTTCTCCGAAATGTTTTTTAAACTTCTGAATTTTAGGGCCTACCACAGCACTGCAATAAGGCTGTGTCGGGTTTTCATTATAATATCCCTGATGATATTGTTCTGCCGGCCAGAATTTATCGAATTTTGTTAATTCTGTCACATAAGTACC
The nucleotide sequence above comes from Chryseobacterium sp. 7. Encoded proteins:
- a CDS encoding RagB/SusD family nutrient uptake outer membrane protein, with protein sequence MKSKFLNINTIILSFAVLSLMGCTNLDEKVIDEVLGSETADPEAALAAAYGQLGDGTFVDHGNVFALQEYSTDEALLPTRGSDWGDGGKWRAMHEFSWDAGSDVVKTTWNSLNFGITKSLTAISSIEKSNSTNRALFLAEAKGLLAYYTYTTIDLFGQAPYRDPNNINAPIQIRKAETTIDALITEVEGLIPNLADIKTQNTHAGRFTKQAAYAFLADMYLNRAVLKNKTAGSFNFLEQAVNGSGTDMDKVIEYSNLLINNPNFSLESNYFHNFDINNDTSKEMIFSIVQKKNTDKTSDNVLAYMSMERIQKPSPDNRGTNASCITPEFYYSWNGNHDDPRFQRSYQYADGTWFRNDGTDVSVPSSSKVEGTGKPWFHFNRGLQVGQQYGPKLLADGNFDMTADGRIKVYKLFTEKNTTLAADFTPELNFDNPSESVFTQAQINRGVRNFKFEFDPGYGNNGTSGMDVPLYRLGTIYMMRAEAYLRSGNMSGALADVNKLRTSRTNDALKNNTPGVAIASLDENTLFKESGYELYWEMYRRKAMIRFKKFDLPGTAKPASQPYRRIFPIPQATIDASKDFTQTPGY